TGTCGAGGTTCCGATTGTTCTTAAACACTGGAAGGAACGGCTTAGGATAACCGATATTTTTAGGATAGCCGTAGATCTCCCGGCTATTTTTCACCGCTGTTATTTAAGCAAGTCATATAATAAATAAGACGAAGGCATGCACATATTCGGAGAAAATCCGAGATGAATAAAGAAGAACCGTTAGTTTCAGTTGTGATACCGACATATAACTCCCAGAAGTATTTAGAGAAATGTTTGAAGTCGATAGTTAACCAAACTTATGAAAACGTTGAGATTATCGTGGTTGATAACAATTCTACGGATAATACAAAGAGAATAGCAAGAAAATATACGAGTAAGATTTTTAGCAGGGGTCCTGAAAGAAGTGCACAACTTAATTACGGAATAAAAAAAGCCGAAGGAAAATATGTTTACAGAGTTGATTCCGATTTTTTAGTCGAGCCTCAAGTTATAGAAGAAGCCGTAAAAAAATGTATAGAGGAAGGTTACGACGCTATTTGTGTTCATAATACCTCGAATCCAACAGTCGGTTTCTGGTCTAAAATAAGAAAACTGGAACGGGACTGTTACAAAGGGGATAAACTGAATGTTGCAGCACGATTTGTTAGAAAAGAGGTTTTTGAGGAACTAGGCGGGTTTGAGGAAGATTTGGTTGCAGGTGAGGACTATGATTTTCATAATCGACTACGTGAGAAAGGGTTCAAGATTGGAAATATCGATGCTGAAGAAATTCACATGGGTGAACCGAGATCTTTGGCGGATATAATTAAGAAACATTACTATTACGGGAAAACAATTGAAGAATTTATCAAACGAAATAAGTACACAGGTATAAAACAACTGTTCCCCATAAGACTGGCCTACGTACGAAACTTCAGAAAGTTCTTAAATCAGCCAGTTTTAACTCTCGGCTTCATCTTATACAATTTCACAAGGTATCTATCGGCAGTCATTGGTCTTTTAGTTTCAAAGTGTAAAATCAAATAACAATCTGATGGTGAGAGTTAGAATAGAAGTGTTTCAGATTTTTCCAAGCCTTCCTCGTATATATTTCAGCTTACGATAAATGAAGCGCGTGATTTTCATTAACTCTGTTTTACCTACAAGCAGGAGTATTGGTAGGGTTATCGACGTAAAAATAGATAGCACCAAATAGTTTTGTGTTTCATACTCTATTGTTATAGTAAGGTTGCCAGAGCTGTCTATTAGCCACCCATTTGCGAAAGCGTTTATTTGGAAATGGTTCGTTTCTCGGACGACTTTACCATTTACGTATACTTTCCAGTGCTTGTCATAGTTTTCTAAAAATGCCAGAAAGAATGGGCCTTTCGATGTTACATATGCCTCGTATTGTGTGGGTGAAACTTCCTTCCAAACAAAGCTTTCTGGTGCTACCAACGTTTTATGCACTAGTTCATTTGATAAGGTTGCATTGACAAAGGCAGAGTGTTTTAGAATATCCCATGTAGAACTTGCAGAGAATGTACACATATCCTCTAAGGTTGAATACGTGAATACGTTATTCGCCATGTAAAGCTTCTGTAATGAATAAACGTTCTCAAACAGTGCGACTTCATCCCACTCTCTAACTAACACGAAATCTTTCTTTTCATGCATTCTTAGCTCACGCGCAGGATATAAATTGCCAAATATAATGTTCTTTTCGAGAATAGCATACTTTACACCAAATATGCCTAGAGATAGCGCATATCGAACAAGTTTGTATGCTTCTAATTCCCATATGCTTATGGAAGCAAATGCCGAAGATTTAGTGAAATATAAACGGAGTCTCGTAGTATTGATAGGTTCTGAAAATGTGTGTTCACATTCAAGCGAAGTATTGTTTTCTACAGTTATCTGATCTATCCATTTGTAACCGTTCCAAGTCTGCACCTGGTAGGCTTCTGGGTATGTAGCCTCGAATAAAATGTGTATTTTCGATAATTTTTGTGGCTGACTCCACTCGATTTCGAGCCATTGTGGAATGCCTACTTGCGAAGACCATCTTGTTTGCCCGAATCCAAGGCCATCGTTTGCTTGGCTAGGTTCGAGTCCAGCAGCTTCAACTGAACTCGCTGACGCTTTCCCTTCAAGTGCAACATTCTTGTAGTTATCATTACTCATACGCATGAGTTCGTAGAGCTTATCTATCAAACGCGCGCGTGCATCTTGGGGAGTTAAGTATTCCGTTCCAACCCCAAATATTACAGGCTTTGAAAAAATAAGCGGATAGGGGTTTCCACAGCCAAAAACGCCGCCCGTAAAATTGTAGACAACATAAACATCTCTTTGGGGTAGCAAGATTGTCCAATACTCGTTGGAAAGTATGTTATTGAGCTCGACGTAAGAATTGGGGAAATATGAGCCCTTAACGTCGGTATTAAGCCAATTTCTTGTGATATCCCCGGTTATTAGAGGAAATGAAGTTGAAACGAATAGCGCAACAACTAGTCCGAGTACAACTACTCGTGTTCTTCTATTTTTTAATTTGCGGCACAAGGCTGCAACGATAACGCCAATTAAAATGCTGTAAGATAATATCACAAAAAAGACCCAACTCGACGGCTCTCTAAACGCTCTGAGGAGAGGGAAATCCATTAATATGAGATAAAGGTGGCTTCCGTATTTGCTCAAACCAAAGCCTGAAGTCAGAAATAAGGAAACTATTGCGACACAACCGTAGTAAGTTGTGATTTTGCGCTGTCTAGATACAAATAAGCTTGCAAATGCTAACAAAGGTGGTAGATACGATAAGAATATCATTAATGGATCGCTCAAGTAGATACCTCTGTAGGGAACATATGGCTCACCTAGACCATCATAATAAAAGCTCCATTTAGCGATCAGTCTTGGTACATCGTACGGTTTCAGATCAAAAATTTGAGGTGGTGTTGGCATTCTGGTAAAAACAGCGGAGAACACGTCAAAATTTGACAAGACTATTATTATAACCCATATGGAGGCAAACAGAGCAGATGTCAAGAACACGGCTAAAAGCTTCAGATAGGTGCACGCCAATGATGTGTCTATGGATATGCTGAAGAATCTAGGTGAACCCTTCTCCTTGAAGAAAGACATTATTAATCCTCTGTTCTTAAACATAAAGAGTAGACTCAATCCAAGCACGATTAGACATATAGATGCTGGTCTATAATTTGGGAATGCCGAATATGTCAGAACAAATAGCAATCCAGAAATTACCATTAATCGATATGAGTTTCTCTTGATGCCCCTCAAAAATATTAATGAACAGGGTAGGATTGTTAACGCTGTGTCGATAAATCCTATAGCGGTCACTTCCCGGTCATTTAGTAGATATATATTTGAAGTTAGGTATATGGCGGCCACAAACGCCACTATGACATTTCCTTCTGTAAGTTCCTTTACATAGGCGTACATTACCATTGATGAAAAGAAATACAGCAGTAACACAGAAATTATCTCTGACCAGTATAGATTGAGGCCGAACGAATTGAGACTTAATATGCAGAAGTTAAAGGGGTCAAGGATTCTGGGCGTATAGACTGAGGGAACGCCGAGGTTTATTTCATTCCAGCTATATATAGCGTGTTTGATGAAGGCTTCATAAACTAGTGGTGGTCTTAGATCACCACTGACAATTACATAGGGATATTCAAACCATGTGAGCACTCTAAGGCTGAATAAGAACAACGCAATGACGATTATTACTTCAGTCACTTGTGGGCGGAACTTCAATTTAAGCTCCTTCAAAATCTAGCACCTTTTCTCAAATTTCTGCGCAGATACGATAAGATCAGGTAAAAAGAAGAGGCAATCACGGTTATTATCGAAATAATGTAACCTCTTACAACCCATTCTAACGTAGAATACTTAACAAACACGCTTCCTTCTTGAAGTATAAAAGAGTTAAGCGCTGCGTTAGCTTGGTATGCACATGTATCCTCGGCTCTCCAGAGCGGATGAAAGCTTTGACGAAAAATCACTACTCCCGACTTTACAATTTCAACCCTGTATTCTAAATTGTTAACCACACCTTCATAACGAATAGGAATAGCTTCACCTTCAACAGCCTCTATAGGATTCGATTCCCCTGAGGGCGGAGACGCAAACAAGAAAGCGTCAAAGCCAACAGAATGCCTTGCACCCTCTACTTCTATAGCAATATCCATTTCACGTTTGTCAATGGCTACGTCGCCCATGTAGATCCACTCCAAAGAC
This is a stretch of genomic DNA from Candidatus Bathyarchaeota archaeon. It encodes these proteins:
- a CDS encoding glycosyltransferase, which translates into the protein MNKEEPLVSVVIPTYNSQKYLEKCLKSIVNQTYENVEIIVVDNNSTDNTKRIARKYTSKIFSRGPERSAQLNYGIKKAEGKYVYRVDSDFLVEPQVIEEAVKKCIEEGYDAICVHNTSNPTVGFWSKIRKLERDCYKGDKLNVAARFVRKEVFEELGGFEEDLVAGEDYDFHNRLREKGFKIGNIDAEEIHMGEPRSLADIIKKHYYYGKTIEEFIKRNKYTGIKQLFPIRLAYVRNFRKFLNQPVLTLGFILYNFTRYLSAVIGLLVSKCKIK
- a CDS encoding discoidin domain-containing protein codes for the protein MKELKLKFRPQVTEVIIVIALFLFSLRVLTWFEYPYVIVSGDLRPPLVYEAFIKHAIYSWNEINLGVPSVYTPRILDPFNFCILSLNSFGLNLYWSEIISVLLLYFFSSMVMYAYVKELTEGNVIVAFVAAIYLTSNIYLLNDREVTAIGFIDTALTILPCSLIFLRGIKRNSYRLMVISGLLFVLTYSAFPNYRPASICLIVLGLSLLFMFKNRGLIMSFFKEKGSPRFFSISIDTSLACTYLKLLAVFLTSALFASIWVIIIVLSNFDVFSAVFTRMPTPPQIFDLKPYDVPRLIAKWSFYYDGLGEPYVPYRGIYLSDPLMIFLSYLPPLLAFASLFVSRQRKITTYYGCVAIVSLFLTSGFGLSKYGSHLYLILMDFPLLRAFREPSSWVFFVILSYSILIGVIVAALCRKLKNRRTRVVVLGLVVALFVSTSFPLITGDITRNWLNTDVKGSYFPNSYVELNNILSNEYWTILLPQRDVYVVYNFTGGVFGCGNPYPLIFSKPVIFGVGTEYLTPQDARARLIDKLYELMRMSNDNYKNVALEGKASASSVEAAGLEPSQANDGLGFGQTRWSSQVGIPQWLEIEWSQPQKLSKIHILFEATYPEAYQVQTWNGYKWIDQITVENNTSLECEHTFSEPINTTRLRLYFTKSSAFASISIWELEAYKLVRYALSLGIFGVKYAILEKNIIFGNLYPARELRMHEKKDFVLVREWDEVALFENVYSLQKLYMANNVFTYSTLEDMCTFSASSTWDILKHSAFVNATLSNELVHKTLVAPESFVWKEVSPTQYEAYVTSKGPFFLAFLENYDKHWKVYVNGKVVRETNHFQINAFANGWLIDSSGNLTITIEYETQNYLVLSIFTSITLPILLLVGKTELMKITRFIYRKLKYIRGRLGKI